The stretch of DNA TTCCAGTCGTAGAAACCATCATTGAAGATCATCTGGTGAAGGGAGCTATTGATATTCTGGATGTGCGTTTTGGTTCGCTTTGGACCTCTATCACGCGAGAAGAATTTTACAAACTGGAACCAGAATTTGGTGACCGTTTTGAAGTGACTATCTATCATGCAGATATGCTGGTTTATCAAAATCAGGTTGTCTATGGCAAATCATTTGCAGATGTGAGAATTGGGCAACCCATCCTTTACATCAACTCTCTCTATCGTTTAGGTCTGGCTATCAACCAAGGTTCCTTTGCCAAAGCTTACAATGTGGGTGTCGGTTCATCTTGGACCATTGAAATAAAGAAAATAGAATCATAAAATAGGAGAATATAGATGAAAAATCAATCAATTAAACAAGTTGTTGCTATCGGTGTTGGAGCTGCGCTCTTTGTTGTCATCGGGATGATCAGCATTCCGACACCTGTTCCAAATACAAGCATCCAGCTTCAGTATGCGGTACAGAGCCTCTTGTCTATCATTTTTGGCCCTCTAGTGGGATTACTTGTTGGTTTAATTGGTCATGCAGTGAAGGACTCTCTTGCTGGCTACGGTCTTTGGTGGACTTGGATTATTGCTAGTGGTCTCTTTGGTCTAGCTGTAGGTCTCTTTAGAAAATACATTCGAGTAACACAGGGTGTTTTTGAGTTGAAGGATATTGTCTTCTTTAACCTCATTCAGATTGTTGCAAATGCTCTTGTTTGGGGTGTCTTAGCACCACTTGGAGATGTTGTGATTTATCAAGAAGCAGCAGAAAAAGTATTTGCCCAAGGGATTGTTGCAGGTATTGCAAACGCTGTGACTATTGCTATCGCGGGGACTCTTCTCTTGCTAGCTTATTCACGTACGCAGACTCGTTCAGGAAGTTTGAAAAAGGATTAATATAAGGGAAAAGGCTGGGCAACCGGTCTTTTTCGATGTTTATAGACTAGTCAGGCAAGCAAGCTAGGATAGGAATCTTTTTGGCACTAAGATTTTAAGAGAAGAGTCTGCAAGAAGGGTTCGATTTATGATAAAATAGAAGTCTAAGAAGCGAATGAAGAGAGTAAGATGAAAGAAGCTATAATTGAGTGGAAGGATTTCTCTTTCCAGTATGAAACACAACAAGAACCAACCTTGCAAGGGGTGGATTTGACTATTTATAAGGGAGAGAAAGTCTTAATTGTTGGGCCATCTGGGTCAGGTAAGTCGACCTTGGGTCAATGTTTGAATGGAATTATTCCCAATATTTACAAGGGTCAGACGTCTGGAGAATTTTTGATCAAGGGGCAAGCGGCCTTTGATATGAGTATCTATGATAAGTCTCATCTGGTCAGCACGGTTTTGCAGGATACAGATGGGCAGTTTATCGGTTTATCTGTGGCAGAGGATTTGGCTTTTGCTCTGGAAAATGATGTAACAGCTCTAGAGGACATGAAAAGTCGTGTTCATAAATGGGCTGAAAAGCTGAACCTTATCCCTTTACTAGCTCAGCGTCCCCAGGATTTGTCAGGTGGACAAAAGCAGCGAGTCAGTCTGGCTGGTGTCTTGATTGATGAGAGTCCGATTCTCTTGTTTGATGAGCCACTCGCCAATCTGGATCCCAAGTCAGGTCAGGATATTATCGAATTGATTGACCATATTCATAAGGAAGAGGGGACGACGACCCTTATTATTGAGCACCGTTTGGAGGACGTTCTGCATCGTCCTGTGGATCGGATTGTCTTGATAAATGATGGCCGTATCCTCTTTAATGGGAGTCCTGATCAGTTACTAGCGACTGATTTATTGACCCAAAATGGAATTCGCGAACCCCTTTATCTAACCACTCTCCGTCAATTGGGTGTGGATTTAGCCAAGGAAGAACAGTTAGCAAATCTGGATAACTTGTCTATCTCAAAAGGTCAGGTTCAGTTGCAGAATGAACTGGCAAAAGAAACCCCAGAATTGCAGTCGCTCTTTAGACTAGAGGACGTGTCGTTTTCTTATGATGATAGACCGATTTTAAAGTCCATTCATTTAGATATTAAAAAGGGTGAAAAGATTGCCGTTGTCGGGAAAAATGGGGCTGGGAAATCAACCCTTGCCAAG from Streptococcus mitis encodes:
- a CDS encoding ECF-type riboflavin transporter substrate-binding protein, translated to MKNQSIKQVVAIGVGAALFVVIGMISIPTPVPNTSIQLQYAVQSLLSIIFGPLVGLLVGLIGHAVKDSLAGYGLWWTWIIASGLFGLAVGLFRKYIRVTQGVFELKDIVFFNLIQIVANALVWGVLAPLGDVVIYQEAAEKVFAQGIVAGIANAVTIAIAGTLLLLAYSRTQTRSGSLKKD
- a CDS encoding ABC transporter ATP-binding protein, whose protein sequence is MKEAIIEWKDFSFQYETQQEPTLQGVDLTIYKGEKVLIVGPSGSGKSTLGQCLNGIIPNIYKGQTSGEFLIKGQAAFDMSIYDKSHLVSTVLQDTDGQFIGLSVAEDLAFALENDVTALEDMKSRVHKWAEKLNLIPLLAQRPQDLSGGQKQRVSLAGVLIDESPILLFDEPLANLDPKSGQDIIELIDHIHKEEGTTTLIIEHRLEDVLHRPVDRIVLINDGRILFNGSPDQLLATDLLTQNGIREPLYLTTLRQLGVDLAKEEQLANLDNLSISKGQVQLQNELAKETPELQSLFRLEDVSFSYDDRPILKSIHLDIKKGEKIAVVGKNGAGKSTLAKALSSFIQTEGRYLWEGQDIKGDSVAERAERVGYVLQNPNQMISTNMIFDEVALGLRLRGVDEQEIETRVYETLKICGLYEFRNWPISALSFGQKKRVTIASILVLGAEIILLDEPTAGQDQKNYTEIMEFLEELHQKGHTIVMITHDMQLMLDYSDRALVMVDGELIADTDPASLLSNPELLVKANLKETSIFNLAKKLDVDPLALTAFYKERREGCKLN